A DNA window from Mus caroli chromosome 8, CAROLI_EIJ_v1.1, whole genome shotgun sequence contains the following coding sequences:
- the Ccl17 gene encoding C-C motif chemokine 17, with protein sequence MRSLQMLLLAALLLGTFLQHARAARATNVGRECCLDYFKGAIPIRKLVSWYKTSVECSRDAIVFVTVQGKLICADPKDKHVKKAIRLMKNPRP encoded by the exons ATGAGGTCACTTCAGATGCTGCTCCTGGCTGCTCTGCTTCTGGGGACTTTTCTGCAGCATGCCAGAGCTG CTCGAGCCACCAATGTAGGCCGAGAGTGCTGCCTGGATTACTTCAAAGGGGCCATTCCTATCAGGAAGTTGGTGAGCTGGTATAAGACCTCAGTGGAGTGTTCCAGGGATGCCATCGT GTTTGTGACTGTCCAGGGCAAGCTCATCTGTGCAGACCCCAAAGACAAGCATGTGAAGAAGGCCATCAGATTGATGAAAAACCCAAGGCCGTGA